The DNA region GTCTCTCTCGCTTCATTGGGGTTACGTTTCCCATGCAGATACCCCAGGGGCAGCACAATGCATGGCACCTGGGGGCCTCTTGGGAGACGCACACCTCCCATCCCATtaatctccccctcctccccctccatctccACTCCTGGCCTGCCCTGGCTCTCGACTGGCTTTGTGCTTTGTCACGGGCTCTGAAGCCCTGGTGTGCGTCtggcttcccttccccctgcctgccATGCTGCTCGGCTCCCAGGCTGCGGGGGGACATGGCACAGAAGTGAGTGCAGGGTTTTCTTCACCACCGGTTTCTTGCTGTGTTTCAGCTGAAACCTATGAATGTAGCTCATGTGGCCAGGACTGAAGGAAGCTCCCGAAGAAGCCTGAGCCTGGTGTGTATTTCCCAGCATGTCTGTGGGCAAGGCCCTGTCAGAGGTCTGGAGATGGGAGACGTTGGGTCACGTCTCTCCTCcccgcagggggctggggcagggccctcCCCTGCGGCTGCGGTAGACTCTCCGGTGCTTTGCGTAGGGAGGGGTGGCTCTttgcccctgggctggaactggGCTGTGCTATGCTGCCTGCACTGAGCCCAGCTGGGGTGAGCTGGCAGGCCAGGTGGTGGAGAAGTGGGACAGGTCCTTGCCGTGCCGGGGCAGCCCAGCACTATGTGACCTGCAGCCTAGAAGCTAGCCGGTGGGTCTAAAGCAAAGCAGGCTGCATGCAGCCATATCTCCAATGCTGCTGGGGCTGTGCGGCTTCTGCGCCGGTGAGCCAGTAAGGGATGAGCAGAGCCACGGTAGGTGTTGATTATTGGCTTGACACACCGTGTCTGTCTCTCCCGCTTCCTGAGCTACCCCAGCACTTGCTGAGCAGCCTGGAGCTCCAGGCCGACAAACCCGCTGCTTGGCCCACTGGCCTGGGGGCTTCACCCGCTGTGCTCCTTGGCTGCGACAGCAGAGTTGGCCACCCCACGGCTTCCCGTatgacagggagcagggctgcattCCCCTTGGGTCGCCTCCCAGCCCTTACCCTGGGATCACCAGCCCAGGCCCTGTCACTCGGCTGCTCAGCACCCCTGGTGCCTGGGGGTCAGGCCATCCTCTGTGCACGTTTTCTTCCTCAGAGGGAAGCTGGGACGGCCCCGAAATGGGCCCAGCCTTGGCTTGAGTGCGATCCCAAGACGAGCGGAGTTGCGGGAGAGCCAGTCATTTTCCTGACTGCCAGGAGGCTGAAATGGAGGCTCTGTGGTGCCAAGGAAGGGGGCACATAGAATGGGGGCTAGCACAAGGGACTGAGCAGACATGTGGGTCAGATGGGACACAGGGAAGGAATAGGGGGTGAAGAATGCGAAAGATGGACAGAAATGTGGCCGGGAGGGAAatagatggggcgggggggaagaaaaccagggagggggatgggtggggattTGCAGGGAGGAGAATGGGTGGGGATAGGTgaggagggagatggggaaggaatgGGTGGAGTTGGTATCTTGTCCAGATGATGGTGTGATTGTGGCTGGAGGTTATTACTAGGCATTGGGCTGAATGGTCCAGGCTAGATCCCCCTTGGGACTCCCTGTACACACGCATGCCCACACGTGCACACCTACATACATAGACACGTGCACACACATGGCCTTCGTACTCTACATGTGGCCACGGACAGAGGCTTTGGTACACAAAGAAGCGAGAGCCTGGCATACCAGCCCATCCATCCAGGGTGGCGGCAGGACGGTTCACACAGCCGCTGCCTCTGCTAATTTGCAGCCAGTCATTTCTGTGTTACCACCAggacccttccctccctcccacccccgcactcTCCCCTCTGTTTCTTTCCATGCTCACTAATCCTTTGCTACGTTCCTGTCCCCCTGAGGCCAAGCCCCCTGTCTTACCAGGCCTGCCTTGCCTTTTGCAGGATTGGTCCAAGGCCAGTCCTTACGACCAGCCGGTGGTCACCACCCTGCAGCGGAGGAAGGACCGCGTGGAGCATCTGCGGGAGGCCGAGATGGGCTCCGCCAGCATGGGGTACCCAGGAATTAACCTGGAGGACGTGCCCAGGCCCAGGATGTCCCCAGCTACCATCGCCGCCAAGGTACAGCTGTTAAGGAGCGAGGGGAGGGCAACGTGGGACCATGGAGACTGTTTGCCCCACTGAGTGCTGGGTTcgagccctgctcctgcccagttCACTTCGTGGTTCCCTGGGAGTGCCTGGATGTCCAGATCCTGCCCTCCCGCCCTGCGGCTTGTTTGCTGCCCTCCCCCTCGCTGGGATGGCCGTGTGCTTACAAACCCATCTGAGTGCACAGACCTGCTGGCTGGGAATCGGTCCCGCCCCGTGCTGCTGGTGAACCGAGCCCGACTTGCAATATTCATGTCAGttgctcctgactcccagtcatgCCCAGAGACCAGGGTGAGAGGAGCAAACTCCTCTGACTGGAAGCTAAGGCAGATTGTGATGGGTCCCTCTGGTTCTCCAACAGCATGGTGAGGAGGTGTCCCCTGCTGCCAGCGACCTGGCCATGGTGCTCACCCGTGGCCTGAGCCTCGAACACCAGAAGAGCAGCCGGGACTCCCTGCAGTACTCCAGTGGCTACAGCACCCAGACCACTACACCGTCCTGCTCAGAAGACACCATCCCGTCTCAAGGTAGCCTCCATGCAGCCGGGCTGGCAAGGGGGCTGGGTTTTCCAGGCCTTGGAGCGACGTGCTCAGCCAGGGCTGATGCCCAGGACTCGCTGAGTTCCACTGCTCGCATGGCAGGTCCTGCTGCAGGGATCTCAGGATGGAGCCACTGGGTTCCTTCTGCCGAAGGGATCAAATGGGGCAGGATAAATCAGGAGCTGCAGGATGGGGccgagctgggggctgggagggagccgggAGTTCCCATCGTGCCGCAGGGCATTCTCTACATCCAGTTTCGCAAACAGTATTTTAGATTCATAGaactgtggggctggaagggacctcgagagcgCGTCCGTGCGTCCCCCCCGGGTACACTGAGACCAGCCCGCACAGGGGTTTGTCCTACTTGCTCTTACAACCTCCAGAGCTGGGGTTTCCTTGGTGGCCTTGGTTCTGAATAAATAAAAACGGTTCCTTGTCACAACCTGGAGGAGACAATGACATCCGCTTTTTCAACCTCTGTTGCAAAATGTGGTTTTCCATTTGTCCACCAGCTTGTGTTTGCATGATGGTTTGTGGTGCGGTGGGTGGGCTTTGGTCACGTTTGCACCCATGACTGTGGTGTGGGGTGTGGTGGCTATGTTGtaagtggtgtgtgtgttttgtatgaTTTTTGTGTTGCGTGTAATGTGATGGTGTGTGATGTTTtgattgtgtggtgtgtagtcTGGTTGTTatgtttgtgttgtgttttttttatagTATGTTGTGGTTGTATTATGTGTGATGTGTATTTTGGATCATGCTGATTATAGGTGCTAGCGTTTTGGCTCTGTGGTGTGGTTGAGTTGCTGGTCCTTGTGTGTGGAATGGTTTTGTTGCTGGTGGTTCTGAGTATGTAATGCGGTTGTGGTTGTCTTGCTGGTTCATGTGTTGTGGTTGTGTTGTGCATGCTGTGGCTGGTAGTTGTGTAGCTGGAGGTTGTGGTTTGTGTGTCATGCTGACATTGGTGATTGTGGTGCATGTATTATGGCTCTGGTTGTGTTGCTGCTGGTGTGGTTGTGGCATGTGTGTGGCATGCTGATACTATGTATTGATTCTGTTGTGGCTCTGGTTGTGTTCCTGGTGGGGTGTCATGCTGATGCTGTGTTGATTGTGTTGCACATGTGGTTGTGTTGTTGCTGGCGGTGTCGTTGTGGTGTGTGGGTGCCATGCTGATATGTGGTGTTGATTGCGTTGCATGTGTTGGTTGTGGTGCGTGTGTCGCGCTGACGCTGCGCGTTGTTGGCGATTGCGTTGCACACGCTGGTGGCGGTGGTTGTGCGTGTGTCGTGCTGACGCTGCGCGTTGTTGGCGATTGCGTTGCACGCGGTGGTGGCGGTGGTTGTGCGTGTGTCATGCTGACGCTGCGCGTTGTTGGCGATTGCGTTGCACGCGGTGGTGGCGGTGGTTGTGCGTGTGTCATGCTGACGCTGCGCGTTGTTGGCGATTGCGTTGCACGCGGTGGTGGTGCGTGTGTCATGCTGACGCTGCGCGTTGTTGACGATTGCATTGCACGCGGTGGTGGCGGTGGTTGTGCGTGTGTCGCGCTGATGCTGCGTGTTGGCGATTGTGTTGCACGCGTTGGTGGCGGTGGTTGTGCGTGTGTCGCGCTGACGCTGCGTGTTATTGGTGATTGTGTTGCACgcgttggtggtggtggtggtgcgtGTGTCGCGCTGACGCTGCGCGTTGTTGGCGATTGCGTTGGTGACGGTGGTGCGTGTGTCGTGCTGACGCTGCGTGTTGTTGGCGATTGCGTTTCACGCGTTGGTTGTGGTGGTGCGTGTGTCGCGCTGACGCTGCGCGTTGTTGGCGATTGCGTTGCACGCGTTGGTGGCAGTGGTTGTGCGTGTGTCGTGCTGACACTGTGTTGTTGGCGATTGCGTTGCACGCGTTGGTGGCAGTGGTTGTGCGTGTGTCGCGCTGACACTGTGTGTTGGCGATTGCGTTGGTGGCGGTGGTGGTGCGTGTGTCGTGCTGACGCTGCGTGTTGTTGGCGATTGCGTTGCACGCGTTGGTGGCAGTGGTTGTGCGTGTGTCGCGCTGACACTGTGTGTTGTTGGCGATTGCGTTGGTGGCGGTGGTGGTGCGTGTGTCGTGCTGACGCTGCGTGTTGTTGGCGATTGCGTTGCATGCGGTGGTGGCGGTGGCTGACGCTGCGTGTTGTTGGTGATTGCGTTGCACACGGTGGTGGCGCTGGTTGTGCGTGTGTCGCGCTGACGCTGCGTGTGTCGGCGAGTGCGTTGCACGCGGTGGTGGCGGTGGCTGACGCTGCGTGTTGCCCCCAGGCTCGGATTACGACTGCTACTCGGTGAACGGAGACGTGGAGTGCGACAGCCAGAGCGAGTTTGACAAATCCTCCACCATCCCGCGCAACAGCAACATCGCCCAGAACTACCGCCGCATGATCCAGACCAAGCGCCCCGCCTCCACTGCTGGGCTGCCCACCGGGACCCCCCTGCCGGCTAGTGCCCCCCCTGGCGTGGCCACCATCCGCCGCACGCCCTCCACCAAGCCCTCGGTGCGCCGCACCCTCTCCAACGCCGGGCCCATCCCCATCCGGCCCCCTATCGTCCCGGTGAAGACCCCCACGGTTCCAGACTCCCCGGGCTACACAGGGCCCACCCGGGTGGGCAGTGAAGAGTGTGTATTTTACGCCGACGACGCCTCGCCAAACGCCATGGACTTCGCCAAAGCCTCGCCCAAGAGGCTCAGCCTCCCCAACACAGCCTGGGGTAGCAACGCCATGGAGATCTCGGTGTACCCGGGTGCAGGGCAGCACCTCTCTgcggaggaagaggaggaccAGCAGCTGGCCGCCAACCGGCACAGCCTGGTGGAGAAGATTGGCGAGCTGGTGGCCAGTGCCCGTGCCCTGGGTGAGGGCCaattccccttccccaccgctcTCTCTGTCCCTGGCCCTGGAGAGGAGatgcccactctgcccccagctgcctccagcGACCCCCCTGCAGAAGACATGCTGGTAGCCATCCGGCGCGGGGTGCGCCTGCGCAGGACCATCACCAACGACAGATCCGCCCCCCGGATATTGTGATGACACTCCCCCCACCCGCCGCGTCCCATGGGAAGAGAGCAAACACAGGGTCCGGACTGAGCACAGAAGAGAAATCAATCCAATAAAGAATCACAGAGGCAAAGCCACTTTATGGAGCTAGAGACGAGTTTAGatttaaatggaaatttaaaagTCTTCGCTAACAAACTCGCAAGGCGCCGCCTAGGAGGCACTGAACTGGTTTTGGAGCctattttgtatttcatttctCACGCCCTTCTGCTCCTCCtcgttccccatcccctccccacaccttgcTGCTGGCTGTTAAAGACTCCTCGCTGCCAGCAGGAGGCAGCGCTACAAGAGGGGGCCACCCCCACTGggtgttgcgggggggagggggagcacgaACCTGGACTCAAATAAGCAGCTACATAATAAGTATAaagaacacacacagacacacacacacaacgccAAGGACCGCTGGCTGCTGTTCCCCCCACAAGCCACCTCCCTCCTCTTCCGCTGGATGCAAGATGCACTGTTAGTCCTGTGCTAAGCCTCTGACcgtccccctcctctctcctccctccctcctgggctGCAGTGAAATGACTCACCAAAGCATCAGAGGAGTGGATAGAGGTCCTGGCTCACGCGGCCCTATCCCCTGAGGTGCTTTGGCTGTCACCGCCTCCCCAATATGCCTTTGCTGGCGGAGCAGCTGCCCCTCCATGTGTGCCCCCGGCAGTGGATTTGGAGGCTAGCACTTCATAGTCTCCGGTTGAAAACTTGGCACTGTACCAAAAGCCAGGCTCTCTTCCCCTCCTGAGTAGCTGAGATGTGGAAGGACTTCCCCGGCTCTGCCCAGACCTCAGGCCAGGGGCCTTGGGTACGTGTGTTTCTCAGGAGGTTAGACTGCTTGTGTGGGTCTCTAGCCGTAGAGTGACAAGGCAGGGGTAGGGGTGCCCATCCACAGCTCTGCTAGCAACCAGCAGCATTGGTAGTTTAAAGGAACCGGCCTGCTCAAGGGTTACCCTTTCCCGCATCCAGCTTCACAGCCCGCATTTGCCCTGGGGCTGGTTACCGAAGTACAGGGTAAAGGGGTTGCCAGACAGCTAGGAATCCAGCAGGCCTCTGCGAGGTGTGCCTCGGAGTGTGCGGGGGGATCTGGGGTTGGGTGGCCTGGGGCTGTTCGTGCAGCATAGTCCCTAACTGGGTGTTTGCATGAGTGTGTGTCAAGCTGGGGGGTTGCACGTGTGCCTGGCTGTGGATGGATGCAGGGTTttgcagcagggggtggggggtgcatcTGCCCACACTTACTCCTGCTCTCCCCTAACAGTCGTAGCCGCCAGATCAGCACGAACACGGAACGCTGACCTGGAACGGGACAGCCAGCACCGGGCCCCGGTGGATTTGTCATGGTGAAGTGCCCTGGAGCTGGGAGGCCCATCCCTGGCATTACGCTACACAGGGCTGTGCCGCGGGGACTCGGTGCCCTGTGCCTTCCCTGTCCCAGTAAGATGCCATCCCATGAGGAATGGGAATCTCGGGTCTTGCTCAGTGGccattctccccctgcccctccagactCACAGCCAGTCTCACCTACTCCACACACGGTCCCATTGAAAAGCATGGGGACTCCCCACACAGGAAGGTGTTACTCAGTGggagtaaaggtggcagagtCAGACCTGCCTCTTTTACAAAACAGCCGTTAGCCTCAGTGGCCACGGCCGGCGAAAGGACCGACTGGATACAAggtgggcagagctggcaggCCAGAGCCCATAAGCCCCGCTGGAGGCCTCTCAGTGAGGACATGGTTCTCCTGGGGACCCTAGATCACAGCTCCTTGTCACTGAGCTCTGATGGTAAATTTAACGCTGCTTAGCCCAAGGCCCCCGGGGGCTAATGATCATGAGCATCCCAATAATCACGGCCTCGTGGCATCTCCCAGCACCTGCTTTCCCACGGCTGCCAACCTGATGAGGTGCTGCGTCCTTCCTCAGAAGTCAGTGGTGTGGCACAATCACTGTCCCCGCATTAACTGGATTTTGAGTTAGAGGCAGGAGAGCCACCGAAGGGTTAATTTTGGAGGCGGGGGGACAGATTTAGGGATGACCGTCTGTTCTGTTCATAACCTGGTCTGATGGACACACCTCCCTCATTGCTTATAAGCTGGGCTTTGCCATGGTGGCTGGATAAATACAGTGAGAGAACAGGaacggggagctgctgcaggccagCGCACTCCCGTAAAGACCTTGCAGCAGCCGTGCCAAAGGAAGGGCTCGCTGATTCAGcatgatctggatcgcttggtaaactgggtgcaagccaACAATACGCATTTTAATAAGGGTAAACGTCCATGTACACATCTGgtaacaaagaacataggccatgcTTGCAGcctgggggactctctcctggcaCGCAGGGactgaaagagatttgggggtGTGGGTGGATAATCAGTGAACGTGAGTTCCCAGTGCAactctggccaaaagagctaatgccatCCTGGGGTGCATCAATGGGAATGATGAGTAGAAGCAGAGAGGTTCTTTtgtctctgtatttggcactggtgtgaccactgttggaatcctgtgtccaggtctggtgctCACCATTCCAGAAGGATGTGGGTAAATTGGAgaagggtcagagaagagccacgagactgATTAAAGGCTTAGAAACCCTGCCTTGGAGtgacagactgagctccttgagtctatttagctaacaaagaaaaggttaaggggtgacttgtagatacttatagattgCGATCGTGGGGAGCAACCGTTGAATAATGGGTGCTTCCGTCTAGCCGATGAAGGTCTAACACAAGCCAGTGGCTGACAGTTGAAGCTAGACCCATTCAGCCTGGAAAGGAGGTGTACATGTTTCATGGgtagagtaattagccattggagtGATTAAGCAAGGGtcgaggtggattctccatcagtggcaatGTTAAAATCAGAACTGGCTGTTTCttaaaaagctctgctctagggattactgtggggaagtcctatggctgGTGCCATGCTGGGGGGTCAGACCAGGTGATCccagtgggcccttctggccttggaatctgcaTCTATGCCTGGCCTCCTCCATGCCATGCATGTTGAGCTGGGTAGAGTGTGAGGGTGCTCAAGCTGTCTGCCTCTTGCCCTtccctgccttcctccccccccaaacctaCAACATCTGTACTGGCTGACAGAAGGTGAcgttgggaaggaggagggatttGTGATGAGTGAGTGCGTGACTGGAGGGGAGGAAGCTAGGGGCAGGGTGTCCTGGCTGAACGGCAGTGGCTATGTGGTCTTTAGGGTTTGGGTTTGGAAAGGGGAGAGCTGGTCTTTCCCTGCATCTGATTGGATAGGAATGAATAGTACTCAACCAGCTTGCTAGAGAAATGATGAGTTATGATTGGTTGAGAGCTGGTCTAATCCACCCCCCTCTCTTCCTCACCACTTTACCTTAAGAAGCCAGAAGCACTGGCCTTACACCCAGGATCCCTTCGAAGGACCGATAGCTCAGGGTACCATCGTCACCAGATGGCCGACAGCAGTGGGATGGGGACAGAGAACCACCATTTGGTTATTACAGGAGAAGGGAGCCACACGAGGGCTACCCTTGGCCTGGTGTATTTTGCACTGAACAGTAGCTGAGCAGAGGGGATCCTGCAGCGATGGGAGCCATGTCAGACCCTGGATAAGCAGACTGAGCTACTATGGATAGAATGGCCCAGTGATTGGGGATCTCCGTTGGTTTTGGTGAGTTGCACCGGAGATGAGCAGGGCCCGTTGGTTTTGGTGAGTTGCACCGGTGATGAGCGGGGCCCGTTGGTTTTGGTGAGTTGCACCGGAGATGAGCGGGGCCCGTTGATTTTGGTGAGTTGCACCGGAGATGAGCAGGGCCCGTTGGTTTTGGTGAGTTGCACCGGAGATGAGCAGGGCCCGTTGATTTTGGTGGAGTCGCACTGTAGTTGACTCCCATGGTTTTGATCTTATTGTTCATCTCTCCTGTAGCCTGCCAGGCTTTCAACAGCATGCTGGGGGTTGGCTCTCCTGTTCCTTGAGAAACATTTCAGCCAAGCAGAGCAGCCCTGTGCCTCTCTGAAGTAGATGTGTGATGGGcggggctggagaggggggatTGCATTAAGAATAAAGGCCAAGCTAGTAGCATGTACAATCCACCTCTGATGTGAAAAGCAAAGGTCTCTGAACTGCAGCCAAGGAGCCGCGTCCCTGGGCTCCGAAGGTCTTAGTTTTTGAAAATGGTTATTTTAAGGATCTGTAAAAGGCATTTAAGAAAGCAcaacctctccttcccccctccctggccTTTTCTTTCGCCTTCTCTCTCCCGCTCCTCATGCAAAGCACAGCAGATCACCACGATGTACATAGCTCCAAAGGAGAGTTCCCAGCCCGCCCCACCAGCccaggggtgtgtgggtgtgtgtgtgtatgtgtgtgtcgcATCTCAACCCTGTTACTCTTACACTGTGTAATAAAGATTAGTTATAACCTCTCTCCGTCCCGTCTCTCCTGCCCCTCTTATTGTGACCAGAGCTGATGATGACGCGTGacaactgtttgttttttggttttatttttcattttgtacagagaaaaaaatttcctttaaaaaaatgtctttcGACTGAAGTAACTTTTCTGGTGCTGTTGTTAActtgttcctttttttaatttatttcccccccccacccccacccctgctacCCTTTCCTcaccctctctttttcttttgttttttggataATTATCCTGTTCCCCACCCCGCCCTTGATTTAAATAGTCACTGCTACAAGTAACGAATGCACTGTGAAGATTCCAGTATTAATAAAAGTTGTACTGTAATTAATACTTGGGACTCACGTTTGTTCTTGTGTCTCACCTGTTCTTTCACCTGTCCCACTTCCTTGCTCCACAACTCCTGACtgagctcgtagaaggaaggtaatatggatgggggatgaagtggatgaggctttcttctggcaactcacggaagttactagatcgcaggccctggttctcatgggagacttcaatcaccctgatatctgctgggagagcaatacagcagtgcacagacaatccaggaagtttttggggagtgtaggggacaatttcctggtgcaagtgctggaggaacccactaggggcagagctcttcttgacctgctgctcacaaaccgggaagaattagtaggggaagctaaagtggatgggaacctgggaggcagtgaccatgagatggtcgagttcaggatcctgacacagggaagaaaggagagcagcagaatacagaccctggacttcagaaaagcagattttgactccctcagggaactgatgggcaggatcccctgggagaataacatgagggggaaaggagtccaggagagctggctgtattttaaagaatccttattgaggttacagggacaaaccatcccgatgtgtagaaagaatagtaaatatggcaggcgacgagcttgacttaacagtgaaatccttgctgatcttcaacacaaaaaagaagcttacaagaactggaagattggacaaatgaccggggaagagtataaaaatattgctcggggatgcaggagtgaaatcaggaaggccaaataacacctggagttgcagctagcaagagatgttaagagtaacaagaagggtttcttcaggtatgttagcaacaagaagaaagtcaaggaaagcatgggccccttactgaatgatggaggcaacctagtgacagaggatgtggaaaaagctaacgtactcaatgctttttttgcctctgtcttcacgaacaaggtcagctcccagactactgcactgggcagcacagcatggggaggaggtgaccagccctctgtggagaaagaagtggttcgggactatttagaaaagctggacgagcacaagtccatggggccggatgtgctgcatccgagggtgctaaaggagttgacggatgtgattgcagagccataggccattatttttgaaaactcatggcgatcaggggaagtcccggacgactggaaaaaggctaatgtagtgcccatctttaaaaaagggaagaaggaggatcctggggactacaggccagtcagcctcacctcagtccccggaaaaaccatggagcaggtcctcaaggaatcaattctgaagcacttagaggagaggaaagtgatcaggaacaatcagcatggattcaccaagggcaagtcatgcctgactaatctaattgccttctatgacgagataactggctctgtggatgaagggaaagcagtggacatgttgttccttgactttagcaaaggttttgacaccgtctcccacagtgttcttgccagcaagttaaagaagtatgggctggatgaatggactataaggtgggtagaaagctggctagattgtcgggcgcaacgggtagtgatcaatggctctatgtctagttggcagccggtatcaagtggagtgccccaagggttggtcctcgggccggttttgttcaatatcttcattaatgatctggaggatggtgtggattgcaccctcagcaagtttgcagatgacactaaactgggaggagaggtagatatgctggagggtagggataggatacagagggacctagacaaattagaggactgagccaaaagaaatctgatgaggttcaacaaggacaagtgcagagtcctgcacttaggacggaagaatcccatgcaccgctacagaccaaatggctcggcagcagttctgcagaaaaggacctaggggttacagtggacgagaagctggatatgagtcaacagtgtgcccttgttgccaagaaggccaatggctttttgggatgtatacgtaggggcattgccagcagatcgagggacgtgatcgtttccctctattcaacattggtgaggcctcatctggagtactgtgtccagttttgggccccacactacaagaaggatgtggaaaaattggaaagagtccagcggagggcaataaaaatgattaggggactggaacacatgacttattaggagaggctgcgggaactgggattatttagtccgcagaagagaagaatgaggggggatttgatagctgctttcaactacctgaaggggggttccaaagaggatggctctaaactgttctcagtggtagcagatgacagaacaaggagtaatggtctcaagttgcagtgggggaggtttaggttggatattaggaaaaactttttcactaggagggtggtgaaacactggaatgcgtcacctagggaggtggtggaatctccttccttagatatttttaaggtcaggcttgacaaagccctggctgggatgatttagttggggattggtcctgctttgagcagggggttggactagatgacctcctgaggtcccttccaaccctgatattctatgattccacggAGAGGTGGCTGATTCTTGTTAGCGAACAGGAGACAATGTGTCACTTGATCTGGACATGCTTCATTGGGGTGACTGTTCTTTTCGAAGGCTTTACAGCAAATTGGTTCTGGCCTATGATAGTTCCTGAACCTTAGTTGGGATGGTATTA from Chelonia mydas isolate rCheMyd1 chromosome 12, rCheMyd1.pri.v2, whole genome shotgun sequence includes:
- the MTSS2 gene encoding protein MTSS 2 isoform X13; the encoded protein is METVEKECGALGGLFQAIVNDMKSSYPIWEDFNSKATKLHSQLRTTVLAAVAFLDAFQKVADMATNTRGATRDIGSALTRMCMRHRSIEAKLRQFTNALMESLVNPLQDRIEDWKKTANQLDKDHAKEYKRARHEIKKKSSDTLKLQKKARKGKGDLQPQLDSALQDVNDMYLLLEETEKQAVRKALIEERGRFCTFITFLQPVVTGEITMLGEITHLQGIMEDLVVLTAEPHKLPPASEQVIKDLKGSDYSWSYQTPPSSPSSSGSRKSSMCSVNSTKGGTARSSGSQTYSPGSTYRYRSLAQPVNANTRLSSVSSHDSGFISQDATYSKPPSPMPSDITSQLKPMNVAHVARTEGSSRRSLSLDWSKASPYDQPVVTTLQRRKDRVEHLREAEMGSASMGYPGINLEDVPRPRMSPATIAAKHGEEVSPAASDLAMVLTRGLSLEHQKSSRDSLQYSSGYSTQTTTPSCSEDTIPSQGSDYDCYSVNGDVECDSQSEFDKSSTIPRNSNIAQNYRRMIQTKRPASTAGLPTGTPLPASAPPGVATIRRTPSTKPSVRRTLSNAGPIPIRPPIVPVKTPTVPDSPGYTGPTRVGSEECVFYADDASPNAMDFAKASPKRLSLPNTAWGSNAMEISVYPGAGQHLSAEEEEDQQLAANRHSLVEKIGELVASARALGEGQFPFPTALSVPGPGEEMPTLPPAASSDPPAEDMLVAIRRGVRLRRTITNDRSAPRIL
- the MTSS2 gene encoding protein MTSS 2 isoform X15: METVEKECGALGGLFQAIVNDMKSSYPIWEDFNSKATKLHSQLRTTVLAAVAFLDAFQKVADMATNTRGATRDIGSALTRMCMRHRSIEAKLRQFTNALMESLVNPLQDRIEDWKKTANQLDKDHAKEYKRARHEIKKKSSDTLKLQKKARKGKGDLQPQLDSALQDVNDMYLLLEETEKQAVRKALIEERGRFCTFITFLQPVVTGEITMLGEITHLQGIMEDLVVLTAEPHKLPPASEQVIKDLKGSDYSWSYQTPPSSPSSSGSRKSSMCSLAQPVNANTRLSSVSSHDSGFISQDATYSKPPSPMPSDITSQKSSSSASSEASETCQSVSECSSPTSVSSSSTAGACSGGEKDWSKASPYDQPVVTTLQRRKDRVEHLREAEMGSASMGYPGINLEDVPRPRMSPATIAAKHGEEVSPAASDLAMVLTRGLSLEHQKSSRDSLQYSSGYSTQTTTPSCSEDTIPSQGSDYDCYSVNGDVECDSQSEFDKSSTIPRNSNIAQNYRRMIQTKRPASTAGLPTGTPLPASAPPGVATIRRTPSTKPSVRRTLSNAGPIPIRPPIVPVKTPTVPDSPGYTGPTRVGSEECVFYADDASPNAMDFAKASPKRLSLPNTAWGSNAMEISVYPGAGQHLSAEEEEDQQLAANRHSLVEKIGELVASARALGEGQFPFPTALSVPGPGEEMPTLPPAASSDPPAEDMLVAIRRGVRLRRTITNDRSAPRIL
- the MTSS2 gene encoding protein MTSS 2 isoform X6, producing the protein METVEKECGALGGLFQAIVNDMKTEPNPVFKKMILLMSLQRLWKYPGTQLDRLGSLVWVQKTSWILLLTCLSPWKGHGSIMHWWCACSSYPIWEDFNSKATKLHSQLRTTVLAAVAFLDAFQKVADMATNTRGATRDIGSALTRMCMRHRSIEAKLRQFTNALMESLVNPLQDRIEDWKKTANQLDKDHAKEYKRARHEIKKKSSDTLKLQKKARKGKGDLQPQLDSALQDVNDMYLLLEETEKQAVRKALIEERGRFCTFITFLQPVVTGEITMLGEITHLQGIMEDLVVLTAEPHKLPPASEQVIKDLKGSDYSWSYQTPPSSPSSSGSRKSSMCSLAQPVNANTRLSSVSSHDSGFISQDATYSKPPSPMPSDITSQLKPMNVAHVARTEGSSRRSLSLDWSKASPYDQPVVTTLQRRKDRVEHLREAEMGSASMGYPGINLEDVPRPRMSPATIAAKHGEEVSPAASDLAMVLTRGLSLEHQKSSRDSLQYSSGYSTQTTTPSCSEDTIPSQGSDYDCYSVNGDVECDSQSEFDKSSTIPRNSNIAQNYRRMIQTKRPASTAGLPTGTPLPASAPPGVATIRRTPSTKPSVRRTLSNAGPIPIRPPIVPVKTPTVPDSPGYTGPTRVGSEECVFYADDASPNAMDFAKASPKRLSLPNTAWGSNAMEISVYPGAGQHLSAEEEEDQQLAANRHSLVEKIGELVASARALGEGQFPFPTALSVPGPGEEMPTLPPAASSDPPAEDMLVAIRRGVRLRRTITNDRSAPRIL